aggactggccaccccacatagcctggttcctctctaggtttcttcctaggttttggcctttccagggagttttttttagccaccatgcttctacacctgcattgcttgctgtttggggttttaggctgggtttctgtacagcactttgagatatcagctgatgtacgaagggctatataaatacatttgatttgattttgatttgatttgaggagtAAACTTACAAAAACAGCAATAAACAGTTTGACCGACCTGTGTTTCATACATCCAGGAGTGGTCCACACGctgctctccctctgtcttcttgAAGGAGTACGCTGAGTAGACAGGGATGCGTTTCTGGGGGTCGTACAAGGTCACAAAGCGTGGCTTGTCGGCATTGCGCTGACAGATCTTCTTCAGTTTGTCATTAATGATTCCCCGTGGTGGGGTTCCCATATATAAGGAGTTCTTGCATCGCTCTACATGGTTGAAGTCCTCGACCACAGTGGCTTGAGGTGCACTATGGAAAAGGGCGAACGCCAACACCAAACAGCCTGCCGATAATTGCATGGCTCTTACCAGCATGACTGCAGGAGAGTGAAATGAAAGACAAGGTAAGGTGTGCAGTTAGAATTTAAATGCCAAAGCCCAGATATGCAAAGTGAGTAAATAATGTGATAGAGGGATCCAACCATTTTTTTGTGGAGTGAATGACAAGAACACGTATTGGCTTGTTCTCTATTATCCAATCAGCATAGTCTTATGTGAACTTATGTGAATTTACTGTAACTGGTGGGGGAATAATAGAATATAACAATTGTACCCTAACTTACAAGGACTCCATTCCACACTTTACCATCTATCTAGAAGTGGCCTGCGCACAAACCCCAAAGCAGCCAGGGACACAGTAACAAATATCAGCCTGAGAGACTATCCCATTTCTACCATTAATCTAGAAATTTAGGGTGAACTTCAGGGCGAACAGCATGAGCAGGAACTTGACCAAGCATAAATGCCATGAAGACCCTGTCATCGTGGCAGAGGAGGTAGTACATTCACTAGGGAGGCTATAGACCCCTCAAAGTTAACTCCAGTTCCACAGTGTTTTTTCATTGTGCCCttttaatcagggactgatttaatgggtgcaattaattaacaggtagaacagaaaaccagcaggctccagacCTCATAGGCTAAGAGTTGAATATCCCTGTTATAGGCTATAGGCCAGGGatttccaaccctgttcctggtgaGCTACCACCctataggttttcactccaaccctaatccaacacacctgattctaataattagctggttgataaactgaaccAGGTTAGTTATAACTGGGGTTaaagcgaaaacctacaggaaggtagctctccaagaacagggttggagacccCTGCTATAGGCTAAAGGATTACATCAAATTCTTAGGTGGTATATCACATCTTCTGCTATTTTTGAATGCTCCCTTTCATTCAACTCCTTAAAATGTCTAATCAGAGTATGACAGGCCTTTCATTGGCTATCACCTATCATAACCCCACTTTCATGAAATGAACTTAGAGGACTCATTTTACTGAGCACCCTCTGTAGTATGGAACACTcatgttgtcacaccctgaccttagagagctttttatgtctctactttggtttggtcagggtgtgatttgggtgggcattctatgttcatttttctatgttttgtatttctttgttttggccgggtatggttctcaatcagggacagccgtctatcgttgtctctgattgggaaccatacttaagtagcctttcccacctgtgttttgtgggtagttattttctgtttagtgttttctgcacctgacagaactgttcgttGTAGTTTCTAACGTTGttattttgttctagtgttcagtgttaataaaaatcatgaacacttaccaccctGCGCTTTGGTCCAATCCTTCTTCATCAGACGACCATTACACATATGCTAAGCATTCTGCCAACAAGCCTCTTTTGTCTTGTCATTTcagtctttcctctctcctccatgtagacAGACGTGTGTCTTGACGTGGTTGGCAGACTGTAAAATGTAAAAACCTGCTCTCTAATCTATCTCTGCGGAGAACAAATGTGGCCTTCAGTGTCAGGTGAGGTTAAGTAGCAAGGCAGTGGTAATGGTAGATTAGCACAATACCACAGGCAGATAAAGCACACAGGAGATTCCATGTGGACTTTGACCAAAGACGAAGGAGAGTGAGTGATACATGAGTGAGTGCAATTAAGGGACATTCATCAGATAGTTAGTGTTACCTGCAATATGTGTGTTTTTGCTATTGAACCAAACATATTTCTAATGATTGCAAAATAAGACTTATCTTACTAGTTGAAGAAAAGAGACAAAAAAGGAAATTGAAAGTCTTTATTCATCAAGAAACAAGGGGCTTGTGCACATGATTGAACGTCATTGGAGAAAGTAGAGTTTTAAAAAGCTGAGGAAGCTTTACATACAAAAACATGTCAGAACTGGGatcttgaaaaaaatatatataaatctgCCACGTAAAACCTTACTGGTTTATATGATTCACTGGTTTAGAAAGGGTTTATAAGTAGGCAAACGGATTGTCAATTACAATTTCTTGGATTGCTTTAATGTATTTGTAAAATATGTTTCTTGCAGGCTACATATTCGATATATGAGGCGGGCGATCATGTAGGTTACTGTGATATGTGCGTGCTGAGAGAAAATAATTGAAGAAGGGTGAAGCAAACCGTAAGCATTCACCTCCTTTTTGATTACATTATAGTTTAAGTAAATTACGCTACACATAATTGTTTGTATAGTGTCAAGTCATGTGCAGGCCATTATCAGGGGATACACAGTTATCATAGAAGATCTGAAAGGTCTTGTCCACAAAGGTGACACTCTTGAGGAAGTTCTCCAGCTGTTGAACAGACATCTCCAGCACCTCAGGCCTCTCTTTCTCATTGAGACCGTGGGCCGCGTAGGCTGGGAACTTGGTGCGCTCCTCAAAGGGCGTGTTGCGGTCGTAGTCGATGCAGCAGTAAGCTGACCACAGGTAGGTGGGAACGGCCACACGGTCAATGTTGTGGCGGCGGATCATGTTCCCTGAGGTGGTGACACCAGTGACCATGTAGGCGGTGCCGCGGCAGTAGTTGTTGAGGCGGCGGCGTATGGTGTGCTCGTGGGTCTTCCAGGGGCCGATGTTGAACTCCCGGGCCTGAGGGACCACgttggtcagggtgtatgtggcTGCCTTGTCGTTGGGGTCAGACTGGTGCTCGTCAGGGTTTAGGTGGCCACGCTCAAAGTTCACTGTGTTGGAGTAGTCTTCCAGCACCGCTTGGGCATCCTCAAAACTGCGATGGAGGTCGCCTTGAGGAAAGGGCTGCATCTCCCcaaaatcagacactgtggcgagctgacagagagcagagggttagTGCTCCTAGCAGAACTGGGTTCTTACAGCTCCTAGCATAACTGGGTTCTTAGAGCTCCTAGCATAACTGGGTTCTTAGAGCTCCTAGCAGTACTGGGTTCTTAGAGCTCCTAGCATAACTGGGTTCTTAGAGCTCCTAGCAGTACTGGGTTCTTAGAGCTCCTTGCAGAACCGGGTTCTTCGAGCTCCTAGCAGAACTGGGTTCTTAGAGCTCCTAGCAGAACTGGGTTCTTAGAGCTCCTAGTAGTACTGGGTTCTTAGAGCTCCTAGCAGAACTGGGTTCTTAGTGTTCCTAGCAGAACTGGGTTCTTAGTGTTCCTAGCAGAACTGGGTTCTTAGTGCTCCGAGCAGAACTGGGTTCTTAGTGTTCCTAGCAGAACTGGGTTCTTAGTGCTCCTAGCAGAACTGGGTTCTTAGAGCTCCTAGCAGAACTGGGTTCTTAGTGCTCCGAGCAGAACTGGGTTCTTAGAGCTCCTAGCAGAACTGGGTTCTTAGCGCTCCTAGCAGTTCTGGGTTCTTAGAGCTCCTAGCTGACCTGGGTTCTTAGTGTTCCTAGCAGACCTGGGTTCTTAGTGTTCCTAGCAGAACTGGGTTCTTAGAGCTCCGAGCAGACCTGGGTTCTTAGTGTTCCTAGCAGAACTGGGTTCTTAGAGCTCCTAGCAGACCTGGGTTCTTAGTGTTCCTAGCAGAACTCGGCTAGACGAAAGCGAATGTCTGTCCTTGCATACTTACTTCaaagaccttcgcttgaaaaacaagaaaaaataAACAATATTACGGTTTTATACGCCGCAGCAACAACATAGCCAGAATAAATCTAAAATAAATCAATACATCTGTAATTCATTTAGAAGTTTTTGCCAAGGAGTTCTTAGTTTTttattttacatctaactaagatgtttggtgcagtgttTCTCAAGATTAAAAATATGCATTAAAACAAATCCTTTCTCGTTGAACGACAGcaaacacttaattgaagaatAGGGTCCATAGTTCCCAATCCTACTAGGAGTAGTACTGTAGAGCAATCACCGATGAAGGGGCATAGACTTCAACTACCAAACTTAGACCTATCTCAAGAAAATAACCTGCCGAAAAAAAACCTGCCGAAGAccaaaacatcacaaaatgttgTCATGATGAGCAATCTGTTTCTACTGGGAAGCATACGGTAAACTGTATGGTAAACTTTACCATATGCTTCCCAGTAGAAACAGTTTGCGCAGTAAAATTGCCGcttttttctcatttttcaaGCATAGGTCTTTGGGGAGTATGCGAGCACAGACGTTCACTTTGCCTAGCGGAGTTCTGTTAGAAGCAAACCGAACCCATGTATGCGGACACCTTTAGCTTTAATAAGATAAAGAAAAGTGGTACTAAAGAAATCTCAGTCAGTGAACCCTCATGGACTCTTTCTCCTGGACTCTTTCACAACAGTATATTGCTCACTATTCGTTATATTTGCACAGAGACCATCGACATCTTATTGTTGCcaataacacaaaaaaaatattcatcTGTAGACACAAGCACAAGGAAATGTTGCAGAGATAATGTAAGATACAGGAGTCTGTCAAAATACCTGTGGCTCGTACATCCAGGGCACATCAACCTTTTTGGTGCCGTCAGAGCGCTTGAATGTGTAGGCAGAGTAGACGGGGATGTGATCAAAGGTGTCATACAGGGTGACAAAACGTGGCTTGCCGTTGTAGCGCTGGCAAATCTTCTTTAGTGCTTTGTTCTCAAGTCCCAGTGGTGGTGTGCCCATGTACATGAACTCGCGGCACGCAGGTGAGTAGTTCTCCTGTACCTCTGCCTCCACCATCACCAGAACTAACACCCAGGCCAACGCCTGAGCTCGCGCTATGATGCAAGAAACCATGGAGAAGAGTGCTCACGAAGTGGTGCAGTAGAAGCTGTCAGTATACTTGTCTCTGAAATTGaaagtctctctatctctgttcatAGGTAGGCTTGGCTATGCAAATCCCCTGTATTGGAGTGCATATAGGCCCCACATAATAGTgattatactgtgtgtgtgtgtgtgagagagagagagagagagagagagagagagagagagagagagagagagagagagagagagagaatacaggctATGTGcatactgcccacaaaatgaggtggaaactgagatgcacttcctaaACTTCTGCCAAATGTATAACcctattagagacacatatttccctcaggttACACGactccacaaagaattcaaaaaaacaaacccgattttgataaactcccatatctattgggtgaaataatacagtgtgccatcacagcagccatatttgtgacctgttgacacaagaaaagggcaaaaccagtgaagaacaaacaccgcTGTAAATACATCCCATATTTATgatgatttattttcccttttgtgctTTAACTACTTGCACATGGTTAcatgtatatagacataatatgacatttgaaatgtccaTATTCCTTTGGAACctttgtgagtgtaatatttattttttacttaatatttattttacttttgactataatttatttcacttgctctggcactgtaaacatatgtttcccatgccaataaagccatttgaACTGAATTGATAGAGGCATGTTCATCCCGCTCCAGCCCGAGATGTGGCGGTAATCCACCAATAACTAGTTTGTCCATCGCGCGAATTCTTGACAAAAGAAAAAACACAGCTGTCAAATGAAGCAAAGAGTGCGGCCATTTTTCTAAAACACAAACAAGAAGAGAAAGCGAGTTGTGAAAATATTCGCAGCGAATGTTGGTCAGAGGAAAGTATAGCTAATTAATCAAACGTTCAACAAATAGTTGAAAGGAAGTAACATTAAGATATATAGATCGTTGCGAAATACACGTATATGTTAACTGGATTTAACTAGCTACATTTCAATTTCGTAAAATTTGCAGCTACCAGCTAGCTAGGTtgtagctggctagctggctactTGGCTGGCTAGCTAGTGCGACCAGCTTCCAACGAAAGGTGAGTGTCGAATTTGAAACAATTATGTACGAAACGTGTTCTTCTGCTGTGGAATATATTGCAATGTTTACTGCTTGGAATAATCTAACGTTCTCATTTGTTCATGCTGGATTGTGTCAAGATAGTTGACATTGTCCGCACACTGTGCAGCAATGTTAGCTAGTGAGGCATTCGTTAGCTTGtttactaacgttagctaggaaAAGGTACAGGCCAAAGCCGCGGGCTAAAGTTGAGATGTAGCCTGGGCGAGACGAGTGGGCGGAGTGGGAGAAGTGCTTAAAATAGGCCAATAAACGTATAAAAAGGGGTTCAAGAACCCCCACGTGCAGGAACGCCCTGACTTGCGGGCCGCAATCACTATACTCAGTGGAGTTGAGTGGTGAGACGACTACATCGACTCGGTATCAGTCCATACTTGCAAAAATGTCAATTCTACCTATGTTCGTCCTGTTTTCTTTCGGTTATGCAATCCGTCGTTTTTGATAACTTAATTATGTGATCTGTGTCAAATTGCACCGTGCAATGACGGGGCTGATCCTTTGGCGTTAACAATGGCTCCCTTGCCGGAGTTTGTCTAAAATGctaatttaaaaaaatctaactACAGATTGCAGCATCCGAAGAAAAGTTACAAAACAAATATAGGTACACATGAAAGAATGGGTTTTTGTATTTACACGTATCAACTGATAGGAGGTAGGCTTCACTCCGCCAAAACTCATCGCCTCTCCACTCAACTCCATTGAGCATCGCGTAGTATGGGATGCGCATTTGAAGTAATTTCCCTATTCAAATAATATCAGGAAATTGCTTAGTCGAAAAACacgataaaaaaaataaaatcaacTCTATTTAAACTTGTTTGCTGCATAGCAGCGGAGaggtgggtataatttgtggaacgttTCAACAGGAGTCTGTTCCAAAATCTTTGTAAATAACACTGTTGCCAACAGACGCATACAAAGTTGTATAGCGGCAGAATATGATGCCAGGTAGGGAGTGGGCAATTTTGTTTAGTTTTTCACTCACCACATCTATTCCGAAAATGTCTGTCATCACTTAAGAAtaagctacgtggtgagttgatgcctattcgacAGATAGTTAGCTAGGTTAATTGATCATGCTACTTTGTATGCATTGTTTGTTGGCATCCTTGTTATTTACAATgtttttggaacagattcctATTGGAACGTACCACAAATTATACCTACCCAGCAGCGGGAATTGGCAGGGACCTGCCTGTGGTGTGTGCATGGGAGAGAGGAAAAGTAGCCACTGACTCGAGCTAGTTAGACAAACTTGAAAATGTCATAGGTTGTCTATCATCCCACCTGGCAGTGCCTGTCTTTAATGTATCAAATCTAAATAAAAAAATTCTTTAAAATAGCCAGGTGTTAGCTAGTTGAGGATTCTTTGCTGAACACCCCTGTCCTTATTGACAACAACTCCATTCAGATTAAACGCATGTTGGTTACTGGTTGTAGCCTACTTGTTCTTATTTAGCTGACTTAATTCCATAATTTACAGTACATTTAAAATTGATTAGTTATCTCACACTTTACATTGCTACACGTGGAGCCGCTGGCTGTGGTGTCAACATCACGCTACATGGGTGAAACCTGTGTAGGCTCTACGGTATGTCTTTTTATGGGGCGCAGGTCACAACTAACTGCGTTGTTGCTAGTCTTTATATAAGCAAGGAGAAATGTACTGCACATTTGTGGTCACATTGTACGAACGGTCAATGAAATGTATGTGACGGACGTGAAAACCCTTCTCAGTTAGAATAATCCTCTCTACCTTTCTGCAGATTTGGGCAGTATTCTTTGGATGCTGAATGCTCCATTTGCCATTTGTGAACACTGAATTGAATATCTTgttctctctgtcgctcgctctctgtttccCCAGGTGTTTGGAGGAAAGGGAGGGTTAATAGACCCTGAGGAAATAATCAAGCAGTAGGACAGTGAGAAGTGGAAGGAATAATACATGCCGGTGAAGATGACACTTGTCTCTCCCTGTGCAGCTGCTATTCTTCACAATATTGCTTCATAGTCATTATTATTATCAACTTCAATGTTGATGTTAATTACTGGTGCTGTTTGTCCATGAATttagtttttgtttatttttcatagctgtcacGTTTGGCCTCCTCCGTCACCTCACCCAACTCCTTTCCCTGAGCCTGGCAGCTATTTGCTCAGCATATCAGATTTGTGTGGTCTGAACAATCCCACTCTAAACCACTGCACACTGAAGAACCAAGTAGCCTTTAGCTCCCTCATCGAATCTGGACGAAACTGGTCCAGTCCTCGGGACAAGGTTGGAGCGCTACTCACTCTGTAAAATTGCCCAGACACATTGTGAGAACATTGTCATTGATGTGGATGTTGGTGATGTGTGTTATTTGGGACAAATCTTTGAACTTTGTAGTACAAGATATATAGTATTTTATTACTCCTGAAGTGGACAGTTGATTGTATGATTATGATGTGGCTCAGTGTCATGATATGGTCTGACTGACACCCATGTTGTGCCAACAGAAGCCTTGAGCTCCGATTGAAGAGAGGAGTATGACTGCTGAAACACTTAACTTCGGCCCAGAATGGTGACGCATCTCTTCCTTCTCTAACGTAGTCATTCTTTTTTCCTCCCTGCTTACCTTCCTAGCCCATAAATAACTCTTGTTTTTCATTGACTTGATCTTATGTCAGTAAATTAAAGCGCATCTTCACTATTTTAGGCCCCCCCTTACTCCCTGTCTTTCacatctctcctccctgctactcCCCGTCCTTCACGTCTGTCCTCCCTGCTACTCCCCGTCTTTCACGTCTGTCCTCCCTGCTACTCCCCGTCTTTCACGTCTGTCCTCGCCGTTACTCCCCGTCCTTCACGTCTGTCCTCCCCGTTACTCCCCGTCTTTCACGTCTGTCCTCCCCGTTACTCCCCGTCTTTCACGTCTGTCCTCCCCCGTTACTCCCCGTCCTTCACGTCTGTCCTCCCCGTTACTCCCCGTCTTTCACGTCTGTCCTCCCCGTTACTCCCCGTCTTTCACGTCTGTCCTCCCCGTTACTCCCCGTCCTTCACGTCTGTACTCCCCGTCCTTCACGTCTGTACTCCCCGTCTTTCACGTCTGTCCTCCCTGCTACTCCCCGTCTTTCACGTCTGCCCTCCCCATCTTTCACGTCTGCCCTCCCCGTCTTTCACGTCTGCCCTCCCCGTCTTTCACGTCTGCCCTCCCGTCTTTCACGTCTGCCCTCCCGTCTTTCACGTCTGCCCTCCCCGTCTTTCACGTCTGCCCTCCCCGTCTTTCACGTCTGCCCTCCCCGTCTTTCACGTCTGCCCTCCCCGTCTTTCACGTCTGCCCTCCCCGTCTTTCACGTCTGCCCTCCCGTCTTTCACGTCTGCCCTCCCCCGTCTTTCACGTCTGCCCTCCCGTCTTTCACGTCTGCCCTCCCCGTCTTTCACGTCTGCCCTCCCGTCTTTCACGTCTGCCCTCCCGTCTTTCACGTCTGCCCTTCACGTCTGCCCTCCCCGTCTTTCACGTCTGCCCTCCCCGTCTTTCACGTCTGCCCTCCCCGTCTTTCACGTCTGCCCTCCCGTCTTTCACGTCTGCCCTCCCGTCTTTCACGTCTGCCCTCCCCGTCTTTCACGTCTGCCCTCCCCGTCTTTCACGTCTGCCCTCCCCGTCTTTCACGTCTGCCCTCCCCGTCTTTCACGTCTGCCCTCCCCGTCTTTCACGTCTGCCCTCCCCGTCTTTCACGTCTGCCCTCCCCGTCTTTCACGTCTGCCCTCCCCGTCTTTCACGTCTGCCCTCCCCGTCTTTCACGTCTGccctccctttcttcctcatTTACTCCTTCTCAACACCAGTGAACACACTGCATTTTTTCCTTCCACATTTTCTCCTTCCCCATTGTCTTGTTTTCAGAGTGAGTGCATGACCTGTCATTTTAAATTTTAGAATGTAAAGAAAAGAGATCCATTTTGTTTTCAACTTGTATATATTGAACTAAAATAATAGGATGCCTCCAGTTCTCCTTGAGAAATGCCTCACTCGGGATGTTTTTGCAACTTGGACTTCTCATCCCTCCAATCTTTCAATAGAACACCACAAACATACATTCTTGCTATGTTGCCAACAACTCGACATATCCAGATTGTACTAAAAGCTAATCCTCACCCGTGGTGTATTGTGTACTGTATTTTCATTTTGCTCCTGCTTGTTGCCCTTAGTTGTCTAGGGGAAGATAATGGGCGATGCATATCCAACCTAAACTTGAGGTGAAGATAAATAAATGGATATGCTCATACACATGGCCCAGTACTATTATGTCAGTAATAATGATTGCATTTGAAGTGTTATTGATGCATGGATTGTACTTATGGTGATTTCTTGTCCCCAGGCTCCGTGCACTATCCAGAGGGGGGAGTGTGACGtccccccctccttctccagccATGCCAAAGTCCAAGCTGGCTGATTACCGCTATGGCCGCGAGGAGATGCTAGCACTTTATATAAAAGATAACAAGGTGAGCTTATGTACAGTAATGTGTGATTCACTCTTTTTATAATGAAGATTCCAATACAGGTGTTTATATTAAAGTTTGCTGGCTGGCTATGACTAATGGACATGAAGTAGTGCTGCGACGATGCCAGTATTCCAATatttttttccatggcaaaaaggACAACACGAAGCAGACAACTTTTTGGTCTTTTAAAAACCTGCTCTATGCAAAATATTGTGCTTGAACTTGGAAAATATGCCTCTGGATGACCACGTCTGTTTCCCACAATAGGGCTGTTTTCTTGAAGTTAAGTCCGcttcgtgttttgtttccttgccacgatgcTAACGAGTGACTAACGTGACTAACGAGTCACAAATCTGGTATCGTCCCAGCCCTA
The Oncorhynchus keta strain PuntledgeMale-10-30-2019 chromosome 11, Oket_V2, whole genome shotgun sequence genome window above contains:
- the LOC118390745 gene encoding endonuclease domain-containing 1 protein-like; this translates as MVSCIIARAQALAWVLVLVMVEAEVQENYSPACREFMYMGTPPLGLENKALKKICQRYNGKPRFVTLYDTFDHIPVYSAYTFKRSDGTKKVDVPWMYEPQLATVSDFGEMQPFPQGDLHRSFEDAQAVLEDYSNTVNFERGHLNPDEHQSDPNDKAATYTLTNVVPQAREFNIGPWKTHEHTIRRRLNNYCRGTAYMVTGVTTSGNMIRRHNIDRVAVPTYLWSAYCCIDYDRNTPFEERTKFPAYAAHGLNEKERPEVLEMSVQQLENFLKSVTFVDKTFQIFYDNCVSPDNGLHMT